The DNA window GCAGCTGGCCACCCTGCTGGGTGCGGGCCAGCCGCTGGATCGTGCCTTGAGCATCCTGCTGGAACTGCCCGAGGACGAGCGCAGCCGACGGGTGATCGCCGACATCCGCGATATCGTGCGCGGCGGCGCGGCGCTGTCCACCGCACTGGAACGCCAGCACGGCCTGTTCTCGCGCCTGTACATCAACATGGTGCGCGCCGGTGAAGCCGGCGGCAGCCTGCACGACACGCTGCAGCGGTTGGCCGATTACCTGGAGCGCAGCCGCGAACTGAAAGGTCGGGTGATCAACGCGCTGATCTATCCGGCCATTCTGCTGGCGGTGGTGGGTGGCGCGCTGCTGTTCCTGCTGGGCTACGTGGTGCCTCAGTTCGCGCTGATGTATGAAAGCCTGGATGTGGCGCTGCCGTGGTTCACCCAGTGGGTGCTCAACGTCGGCCTGCTGGTACGAGACTACTGGCTGGTACTGGTGGTGGTGCCGTGCGTGCTGCTGTTGCTGCTGGAGCGCAAACTGCGCCAGCCCGCGTTCCGCCTGGCCGTGGATGGCTGGTTGCTGGAGCGCAAGGGCGTCGGCGCGCTGGTGGCCAAGCTGGAAACCGCACGCCTGGCACGCACCCTGGGCACGCTGCTACGCAACGGCGTGCCATTGCTGGCCGGGCTGGGCATCGCCCGCAACGTACTGGGCAACCGCGCGCTGGCGGCCGATGTCGACACCGCCAGCGACGAGGTGAAGAACGGTAACGGCCTGTCTGCTGCGCTGTCGCGCGGCAAGCGTTTCCCGCGTCTGGCCCTGCAGATGATCCAGGTGGGCGAGGAATCCGGTGCGCTGGATGCCATGCTGCTGAAAACCGCCGATACCTTCGAGCAGGAAAGCGCGCGCGCCATCGACCGCCTGCTGTCGGCGCTGGTGCCGGTGATCACCCTGGTACTGGCCTCGGTGGTCGGGCTGGTGATCGTCGCGGTACTGGTGCCGTTGTATGACCTGACCAATGCGATTGGCTGACGCCGATGGCATCTTCCTTTACGACCCGCTGCAAGGAGCTTTCATGATCCATCGTCGCAAACCGGTCCGCTTTGTGTCCCGTCGCCACCAGGCCGGTATGAGCCTGCTGGAAATCATCATTGTCATCGTGCTGATCGGCGCGGTGCTGACCCTGGTCGGCAGCCGGGTGCTGGGC is part of the Stenotrophomonas oahuensis genome and encodes:
- the xpsF gene encoding type II secretion system protein XpsF, with product MPQYRYKALNAHGELFDGQMEAASEAEVVARLQDQGHLPMEARVAGDGSGGSFSWAALLSRKPFDGAALVQFTQQLATLLGAGQPLDRALSILLELPEDERSRRVIADIRDIVRGGAALSTALERQHGLFSRLYINMVRAGEAGGSLHDTLQRLADYLERSRELKGRVINALIYPAILLAVVGGALLFLLGYVVPQFALMYESLDVALPWFTQWVLNVGLLVRDYWLVLVVVPCVLLLLLERKLRQPAFRLAVDGWLLERKGVGALVAKLETARLARTLGTLLRNGVPLLAGLGIARNVLGNRALAADVDTASDEVKNGNGLSAALSRGKRFPRLALQMIQVGEESGALDAMLLKTADTFEQESARAIDRLLSALVPVITLVLASVVGLVIVAVLVPLYDLTNAIG